The following coding sequences lie in one Flavobacterium cyclinae genomic window:
- a CDS encoding aspartate kinase, whose translation MKTISSVVEQYIKSKPFLLSSLSQGIINLTSLARIMMPELEAHLGKDVKQGAVVMSLKRLSEELDFKINYKISKVLKNIGEITVRSSLTDFTYIISDTLLDNQAKLISEINKNQDIFYTSSRGVNETNIVISASVEQLIETIFKNEKLTHKIENLSSITVKLPQENISTPGVYYYIFQRLAWEGIIIHEVISTTNEFTIIVSDDQIDVAFKVIKDLKNVFD comes from the coding sequence ATGAAAACAATATCTTCAGTAGTAGAACAATACATTAAATCTAAGCCTTTTTTATTGAGTTCACTTTCTCAAGGAATTATCAACTTAACCTCGCTAGCCCGAATAATGATGCCTGAATTAGAGGCACATTTAGGGAAAGATGTTAAACAAGGAGCAGTGGTAATGTCTTTAAAAAGACTTTCTGAGGAATTAGATTTTAAAATCAATTATAAAATTTCAAAAGTATTAAAGAATATTGGTGAAATTACAGTTCGTTCTTCACTTACAGATTTCACTTACATCATTTCAGATACTCTTTTAGATAATCAAGCCAAATTGATTTCTGAGATTAATAAAAACCAAGATATTTTCTATACCTCTTCTCGAGGTGTAAACGAAACAAATATTGTAATTAGCGCTTCTGTTGAGCAACTCATAGAAACTATTTTTAAGAATGAGAAATTAACGCATAAGATTGAAAATCTTTCTTCTATTACCGTTAAGTTGCCTCAAGAAAATATTTCAACACCAGGAGTTTATTATTATATCTTTCAAAGATTAGCATGGGAAGGAATTATCATTCATGAGGTAATTTCAACAACTAATGAATTTACAATAATTGTTAGTGATGATCAAATAGATGTTGCCTTTAAGGTAATTAAAGACTTAAAAAATGTCTTTGATTAA